The genomic DNA CGCCTCGGCGGGCGCATTGCTCGCGACCGTTTCCGTCGCTTTCGCACAGAATTCGCCGGGCGTACCGGGCGGCATCCTGAATGACGATTTCCATTTCAAGGAACATCCGCAGATGCAATTCGCGGCGTCGGCGCCGACGAAGAAGTACCAGCGCGGCGCGCCGTCGGCACTGCGCAAACGCGGCGACAACGGCGACCCGGACGGCTGTAACCTGAAGTGCCCGGACGACCCGCAGTAAGCTGCGCCGCCGCCGGCATTCGGTCCGGCGGCGCCTCCTCTGATCTCAGCGTTGTATTACGGCTTCGCGATGTGCCATACGTCGCGGAAATTGTCGCCGGTCGTGTCACCGGGCTTCTTGTCGTCGGCGAAGCGATACAGCGGGTGACCCTTATAGACCCACTGCGGGACGCCGTCGGCGTTCTTGATGATCGTCCAGTCGCCTGTCGCCTTGTCGCCCGCGGCCGGCTGCGCGGCCGGCCACTTCTTCGAGCATGCGCCGCTGCAAGCGCTTTGGCCGGGCGTTGTGTCCTTGTCGAACGTGTACAGCGTGTACCCCTCTGAATCGACGAAGCGGCCATCTACTGCCTTCGGCACCTCGGCGAACGCCGTTTGCGAGAGTGCGACTGCGGCGATGAGAAGAAGAGTCTTGCGCATGATGCTGCTCCTGTTTTGAACGTTGTGTGCTGGAGTGTATGCATTGAACTACAAGCACGCGCTGGTTTTGCGGCGACGTGCGGGCAATAAACGAACGGTGGCGTGTGATTATTCCGGCCACCTCTCACTATAGTTCCCGATTAGCCGAGGGTTGAACCGTTGCGCATCATCTGCACGAGCGGAGTGTGATTGCCGGACGCTTCAGCCTGGTAGCCCTTATCGGTCCGGGAAAATTCTGCAGTTCATCAAGGTATTTTTGAATACCGTTAAATGACGCTAAACAGGATTTATTGCGATAAAAGCGGAGCTTATGATGGATACGGATCGTCATTACAGAAGTATTTTTGACGAGCCGAATTGATCTCAATCCATATTGGCGAGTATTTGAAATGCAGAAAATCGATCGTAACCAGCTCGTAAAATCCAGCGTTGCAGGCGGTTCCAACAAGGGCGGTACTTATTCGACGATGTTCGTCAACAATAACAATGTGATCCCGATCATCATGCGCCGCTAAGTATCGCGCTGCATCGAGGCGATGTGAAAACGGCCCCGAGAGGGGCCGTTTTGTCTGAATACCTAGGACGCCTGGGCGGCGCATGTTTTGTATCGCGTGCCGGAGACCAGAGAAACACACGCAAAAAAGACATACGAGAAAATTGTGGTGGAGACGGCGGGAATCGAACCCGCGTCCAGAAGCGCTCTACGACCAGTTCTACATGTTTAGTTCTGTCATTTGATTTAACCGGCGTGACGCGGACGAACACGCTGCACGACGGCGATTCACTAGATTTTCGACCCGGGCGTCGTGACGCCACCAAGGCTTAACTGACGTAAATGACCTCTGGCGGTATTGCTACCGGTCTTGCGACGCTAGCCCGTCAGTGAGCTAGGCAGAGGACGGCGGCCCTTAGGCTGCCAGTGCGAACGTATCGTCGTTTGCAGTTACGTTTTTCCCATTGATTAACGAGGTGACGGGTCCTCGACATGCCCTGACCGCTTCACAACCCCTGTCGAAACCAGGTCGCCCCCACGGTGGAGAAACCCACAACTGCGGGTCAGCAGCAATTTTACAATAGCCGGGGTGTCACGTCACCGACATATCGTCGCTCGAAGCGTCGCGGCAAATCTTTCCGGCAAATCGTTCCGTTGGTTCTGCCGATTTGCCACGGCGCTCGCGCCCGCTGGTTGTACTGCCAGGCTAGGCCTAGCTGATATCGCGCAACAGCTTCTGCAGTTCCGCCGGCGTCTGAACCACGTGTTTCGCGTGCCATTGCGTCGGCGGCAGGTCGGCGCCGCAATAACCATAGGCGGCGGCAACGGTGATCATGCCCGCGGCAAAACCCGCTTGCACATCGCGCAGATCGTCGCCGACATAGACGATACGCTCGGGCTGCAGATTCAGCTCTTTCGCGGCATGCAGCAGAGGCGCGGGATGCGGCTTCGAATGCGGCGTGGTATCGCCGCTGACCACGCAGCCCGCGCGCGTGTCGAGCCCCAGTTGCGCGACGAGCGGCTCGGTGAGCCGCGTCACCTTGTTCGTCACGATGCCCCAGCGTACGCCGCGCTCGTCGAGTTCATCGAGCAACTCGCTGATGCCGGGGAAGAGCGTGGTTTCGATGCAGAGATCGGCTTCGTAGTTGGCGAGAAACTCCTCGCGCATCGAGGCGAATTCGTGATCGGCCGGACCGACGCCGAAACCGCCTGCCAGCAGACCGCGCGCGCCGGCCGAAGCAAGCGGTCGCAGCTGCTCGAGCGGCACCATCTCGAGCCCGCGATCGACGCGCATCTTGTTGACCGCGGCGGCGAGGTCGGGAGCAGTGTCGGCAAGCGTGCCGTCGAGGTCGAACAGGATGCCCTGGCAAAGGCCGAGCGACGTGTCGTCGTCTTCGCGTTGCGGCAGAGGAGTGGGATCGCTCA from Paraburkholderia edwinii includes the following:
- a CDS encoding HAD family hydrolase; amino-acid sequence: MSDPTPLPQREDDDTSLGLCQGILFDLDGTLADTAPDLAAAVNKMRVDRGLEMVPLEQLRPLASAGARGLLAGGFGVGPADHEFASMREEFLANYEADLCIETTLFPGISELLDELDERGVRWGIVTNKVTRLTEPLVAQLGLDTRAGCVVSGDTTPHSKPHPAPLLHAAKELNLQPERIVYVGDDLRDVQAGFAAGMITVAAAYGYCGADLPPTQWHAKHVVQTPAELQKLLRDIS
- a CDS encoding COG4315 family predicted lipoprotein, whose amino-acid sequence is MRKTLLLIAAVALSQTAFAEVPKAVDGRFVDSEGYTLYTFDKDTTPGQSACSGACSKKWPAAQPAAGDKATGDWTIIKNADGVPQWVYKGHPLYRFADDKKPGDTTGDNFRDVWHIAKP